TTGTGAGGGTTGGTGGTGTCGCAGGAGACGTCGATAACAACGGCCAGGTTGCGGCCAGACTTGGCGAGGAGCTCCTCGTTGATGAAAGGAGGGATGGGCTTGGAAAGGTAGATGGCGTTAAGGAAGACATCAGCCTGAGCAATCTCCTCATAAGGACCTTTTAATCGTTAGTTTCAAGGCGTCAAGTATCAGATATTAGGGACTTACCATCTCGGTCCTTGGTCTCGTTCAAATCCCAGCGGGTGATGTTCTCATCGGGCATACCGGCCTTGAGGAACAGGTCAACAGCGCCCTTACCACATCGCCCAAGAGCACCGAGGACGAGAGCAGTGGGCTTGCGTCCAAGAGACTTCTCGGCCTTGGCAAGGTCCTCTCGAATCTGGTTAACGAGCTCCTCCTCGTTCAGGTAGTATCCACGGCCATCGGTGAAAGTCTCCACTGAGGGGAGTTTGGAGGAAGGGTCTTGGAGCTGGTGagcaagggtcttgataCCGAGCGCAGCGCCAGCGAATCCAGCGTGGAAACCGAAACTGTGTAGTGTCAGAAAAATGTTGGTGTAGCTTTTTGTCTTGGTGATTTACTTACGCAGAAACTCGGCGGCCCTGCTCATCAACGAGGAACTCCAAATCGTATAGAACGCTGCCTCCTTGAGGGAAGCGGCCAAGAACCTTTTCCCATCCACCTTGGTTCTAGGAAGTGTCAGTGGGAATCTCGCATGTTTCAATACGAAGATTGTACCTTGTAGCAGTGGGCAAAAGACTGAGTCAGGTTAGCATATGTTTAGAGCTTATTTCTCGGAGTAGTTCATACAATGTGGTCGTTCTTGAGAGGGAAGTCGTCCTCAGGAATCTCCTTGAGACCAAGAATCAAAGTTCCGGCCTCAGCGTTGGGCCAGGTGCCCTCGGCAACAAGGCGGGCGCCAGCAGCCTCGTACTCGGAGTCCTCAAAGATGCGCTTGAACTTGGGGTCTGTAGATGATCGCTCGACAGAGACAGGGTAACCGGCTTCgacaagggtcttgataatTGAAGGAGAGAAAGATCGGTGCTCGAGGGGCTTCTCCTCAGCGCGCAGAAGGATGTGGGGGTATTGAGACATGATTGCGACGGTTCTAAAGCTTCTGAAACTGTCGATTCTGGAATTTCGAGTATAATTAGCGAATCTGTTAGAAGATTGCGGTTGAATTGCAGGTGCAGGGTTTAAACGATGGAGACATGTGCAGCGACTGAAAAGACTCAACCGCGACCGAATGGTCGCCGACGGAAACATGAACATGGCTGCATGGCGAGAAACGTACAATAACAACAGTTGTTGGTTTTGGATATGGATACAATGAAAGTTTGTCTGATGAATTGAACGTACCTTTTGTCTTTTTAGAGTATCGGATGATGTTTAATCTGAGTCACAAAAAAGTAAAGATCTGAACGTCGCCTACTCCTACATCGGCGTCAAGACAGTGACCCCGGCGAAAAATGGCCCCGCTCCCGCAGCAGCATTACAGTCGTCCCTACTATACAACCCCGCGGTGGGGACGGGAAGAAAAGTTGACTTCTTTTTAAGGCTTAGCGAGGGGGGAGTTTCAATTGCATCATTTCAGTCTCGGAGGTAGTAGGCCTAGGGGCTAACAATTATCTTAGTATTTACACATTTACAATCAATCGTACCTGCAACTGCTATAATGACCTTGCTATATCATGACTTCTCCCTTAGTCGTTCTTTTTGTCGGAAATTTGGAGCTGATGGCTTAGAAAACAATAACATGGTCATACCTCAGCAGCTCGAATGACGTGGGTTATGGAGCTTCAACTGTCTTGGAACTCAATGTGGATAACCCAGTATCAaagcaaagaaagaagagacagaTTCTTAAGCGCGTATCGTCATAATTCCCCTGAAATTAATGCATCAATTAATATCTAGCTTGAATACAACCATCGATCCGTTGATCGGGTTCCTGACCCACTTCCCAGCCGCCCAACCACCATCTTGGGGATCGTCGCAGAATGATGCGTTGATGAGATCGGATCGCGTTCCTTGGACGACAGCCCAACCCCAAATCGCGCTTTGTTCTGGTTCAGCTGAACCCCTGCATGCACTTAAACGCCGGGATCGATCACGGCAAGCTACTTACGCCAAAGGGCCAAGCTCTCCAGCCCATCTTGACGCGACAGCTCCAGGCTCTTCTATGACGCTGAGACAGCATCCGTAAGCTGGCTGCCATGACGACACGGCGCAAGCCAAAAGCAATAACAATGTACATAAACTCAAGTGATGGATCGCGTAAATTTCTagttgatcaattgatttTCGCAATTAACAAAATCGCAAGGCATAGTACGCTTTCTCATTTATACCATTACAGTTAACCGATACTATCATTATCATGAAGGGCAACGATGAGGTTATCCAAGAGTTCAACGAGGTCGTCAACATGACGGCCTCTGAGCTCGAAAAGTGGCTCAAGTCAGACGACTCCAACAGTGCAGGTTGGCCAAAGGAGGACGAGAATGGCGAAACTGTTGGACACGACAGTGGCCGCAAAATTGTCGAGATCCTGAAGGAGAACCCAAAGAAAGAGCCCAGCAAGTACACCGATGAGCAGATTCAGCACATGCGCAAAGTCGTCTCGTACTGGTAAGCACTTTATACTGTTCTCGCATGTCGTTAAGGCAGACATACACCGTTTGTGACTAAGAACTAACAAGAAACAGCAAACGTCATCTAGCCCAAGAGACAAAGGCCAACAATGACAAGTCTCCCGAGGAGGTCAAAAAGACCAAGTCCTACGCTTCGCTCAAGAACTGGGGCCACGATTTCCTCAAGGCACAGGGCAAAGAGAATGGCAGTGGCAAGAAgcaggaggaagagaaggaagaagaggaagcagatgatgatgctgaggagcaacaagaagaagatggcgatgatgagaAACACATCggcgagaagagaagagcgACACGAAGCCAGACTGGCTCAAACAAGAAGCGAGAGACTCGCAAGGGAGAGTCTACAAAGtccaatgatgaagaagaagaggaggaggatgccGAAGAAGACGGCGATGACGCTGAGAAGCCACAGAAGAAGCAGTCCAACGGAAAAAAGGCTAATGGCGCTTCAAAGAAGTctgaagaggctgaagaCGATCAgaacgatgatgatgagggtgGTGATGACTGTGGCGCAAAGAAGGGTCCTAAGAAGGGTGAGACTGTCAGTTGGAACTGGGGTGAAGGACAGCCCAAGGGTAAGGTTCTGGATGTCAAGGCCGAAGAGTAAGTTACACTATCTGCATGAACTTTCTGATCAAACTGCTAACACCGATCCCAGTACCTCCATCACGACAAAGAATGGTAACACTGTTTCGAGAAagggagatgaagaagatcccgCGGTGGTGTTGGATACGGGCAAGAACAAGGCCATCAAGAAGGCTCATGAGTTGAACTAGATAATACCTGGAGCTTATTTGTGATTTTTCTATGTCCGAAATACCTTACTATAGTAAACATTAATATGCCAATGTCATAATTCCAGTATGGACCACCCATTATCCCATCAAGCACCACGACCACCACATCTCAATATATCATCCTTTGCAAAAAGAATATGCAAAACGTCAAAAAGAAAGCACATCTCAATCAATGAATATGTATTATAGGAACAGCCCGATGCGGGGGTCGAACCCGCAACCTTGAGATCGCGTACTCGTAAGAGTCTCACGCTCTACCGATTGAGCTAACCGGGCGTGCTTACGATTTGTTGAAAGAAGAGGTGCGACGATAGCATTATGTTCAGTAGGCAATTCACCTCTCTTCTTGATAGATCATGATACCCCCTGATGAGATGCCACGTACGAGAGAGGCGACACAAAGGGGAACGTCCTTGCCTACCGAAAAGGCCCGGATGGGTCAGTATTATTTGAGTTCATCGGTTACCTTGTTGTTTTCTAGTCTTGGCTGTTGAGAAGGTTTTGCGGCTGGTAATGCGAGAGTTAATTGCTGCGGAATCGCGTTGCGTCACGGCGCCATAACAACGTCTGAACATGATAGCGGTCGCTAGGTATTAGTCGTTTCTCTTTCGGTTGAGAAAAGATAAAAAGGGTTTCTCAAACCCAGAAGTGGATGCGTGATATTAGAGTTTAGATTCCATCATTTgatgtgttgatgttgaaatGAGGTGAATATCGTGATCATCTGTAGGGTAGAACTGATGTAAGGACACTCCATCGTGAGAAGCGAAGCGCAGGAAGAGGTGACAGCGCTTAGAATTGTGGGGTTTAGCTTCCATGAGCTTCATCGTTCACTAGACCCACAGTGACAATCAATCATGACTATGATGAGGCAGATCAAACAGAACGTTGCTGCAGTAATGACAAAAGAAGTATTCAACTAGGTACTTTGTAGCTATCATGAATTCTCTCAGTCAAAATTGAAAGAACCTGGCCTTGGTCATGTCAAGACCTAACTTAGTACATAGGTAGATAGTCTATCTAGCTGGAGCTCCTGTGGAACAGAGAAGCATGTGGGGTGCACTGTTTCATGAGGCCATTCTTCCTGGAGCTGAAAGCGGGCACTTGCACTTGCACTTGCCTACACTTTAAGCTTTCGTTCACTTATCGTCAACAACACTTTGTTGCttcatttcccctcttttattcttctttcttATAGTTTCATTCAGCGTTTTCTTTCATACTAGAGTCCTTCCCTTTGTTTCAATCTATACACCATCTTTTCTTTAGTTCTTCTACAGCGAATCTCGTTTTTTCGCGACGGCGCCATATGCTCTTGATCCAATCGCAACCGTCATGACCAGTCATCCTCCACCATGTGAGATGCACCAGCCCAAACATGAATCGCATTGAACTAACAAACTCCAGGATCGAACCATCTATTCGTGTCCGTCGGGCAATTCACGCCAACGATGCGGCCTTACTGCACCGAATCCTCAAGACACACCCAAACTATCTCCTAAACCCTGATTCCTCTCCTTCCGGCCAGTCCAACTCGAATATGCACCTAGCAGCTTCGCTAGGCCATCACGAAGTTTGCGAAGTACTATTAAAGCTCGGCCACGAAGATCCATGCCCTGCTCTCAACGAAAGCCACCAAACTGCCTTGATGCTTGCTGCAGCTGGCGGACATACCGATGTCGTCCAAATCATCTGCGAACACGACAAAACATGCATTCTTCGTCGCGATATTAGAGGCCGCGATGCCGTCATGGAAGCTAGCCTCGGAGGACACGACACTATACTACAACTCCTCCTTACCTACGTTCCCGGTGGAGCTTATGAAGCAGTCCGTCGCGCGGATGTTGAAGGAAACACAGCACTGCATTTTGCGAGTGGAAATGGAAACCTGCTGGTACTTAGAACGCTGCTGGCAGCGGGCGCCGACATACACAAACGAAACATTTGGAGTTGGACTCCAGCTGCATACAGCGCTACTGTTCAGGCTGAAGTCTACTTGAAGGGCTTGGTCAACGAGGTTGGGAAGCTACAACAGAAGCGAGAGATTGAATCGGCCAAGAAGGGTGGTGGAGTTCGAGTTGTTGAATCCACAAGCGACGAGGAATGATGTCGGGCAGACTTTATCATTGGAAATTTGCCCAATTCCGAGGTTTTGCATATTGTATGGCATCCTTGTCGCCATGGCCCGCGTTGCATCAGAAGAAATACAGGTTTCTACAGAACCAACTGTTCCACAATTTTCCTCGACCTCGATTGACTATTTCTTATCATTTATACCAAATTACTATACTGGCGAAGCAGCAAGGAGTTTCTGAATTGAACTATTATTCCATCTTGACTTCCGAAAAGTAACTGGGCCTACGTTATTCACAACCAGGATGCTGCCTGATTTCGTCGTTGCATGTTCACGTGCGATATGACTCGCCCGTCTGATACATCGCTTCAGCTGTTTCGTTAAATCAGACAATCACTGTTTTTTTGGCAGGCTGACAATCGTCCAGATCCCAGTCAAGTGATTGGGTACCAGCCAGACGTTGAGGCTGTGTATCATGTTCGTGTGTGACACATGACACATGAACTGGTGTACTGTCATGAAGTCCCGTTTGCATCTTTAGCGCATCACAGCTGATTGTCGTGGCTGTTCTTGACGGCTTTGTTCCTCGGACGTTTTGATGTATACAAACCTGCATCACAGTTTGTCTTGCAACATGCTCGCGTTTTGCGCCATGGCTAGTGAATCAGTCTCAGTAGACGGGACCGCTAGTCGTTTGTTGATCGTTTGTAGATGTCTGATCAGGACTGTTCAGACGGTCATATGTCGTGGACTATGCCTTGGATCTGATTCATAGTCAAGCACATACATCTATTCATGTTAAGATTTCAACCAACCAATGGCATAAATAACAGAGGTTGCTGTCATACGAACTTCTGCTTGTTAACCAACCGTCCACCGACTTCCCCAGTTTGTCGTCAGGGCCGTCGTATTGCAGAACGATCCTCCATGTCTAACAACGGGCCCATCAGTTGCCGGACAATCGAGGACGTCGACCTTCCTGCACCTGCGACTAAGCTCATCATCACACAGCATCTCGCAGCATCTCAAGATTCTCCTTTCTGGGCCTG
This Fusarium poae strain DAOMC 252244 chromosome 3, whole genome shotgun sequence DNA region includes the following protein-coding sequences:
- a CDS encoding hypothetical protein (BUSCO:52077at5125) is translated as MKGNDEVIQEFNEVVNMTASELEKWLKSDDSNSAGWPKEDENGETVGHDSGRKIVEILKENPKKEPSKYTDEQIQHMRKVVSYCKRHLAQETKANNDKSPEEVKKTKSYASLKNWGHDFLKAQGKENGSGKKQEEEKEEEEADDDAEEQQEEDGDDEKHIGEKRRATRSQTGSNKKRETRKGESTKSNDEEEEEEDAEEDGDDAEKPQKKQSNGKKANGASKKSEEAEDDQNDDDEGGDDCGAKKGPKKGETVSWNWGEGQPKGKVLDVKAEDTSITTKNGNTVSRKGDEEDPAVVLDTGKNKAIKKAHELN